GATCCTGGTTCTTTTCTGCATCTGTGTTGCTAAGCTCTAGAGCTTTCACATCTTTGTTGTCCACAGAATCCCTCTCTGGAATATCTTGCTGGTTAGTCTCATTCAGGACAGAAGGTCCTACATTTAAGTAGTCTTGATGAGCTAACTTGAGGTCAAGCTGGTTTGGTCGTTGTTGTTGTATCATTAGAGCTCTTGGAGCAGGTCGCATCTGATCTTTGCTGCCACAGTAGCCGTCACTAGTGCTGCCACTGTTTAGGCTATCTGTTGATACACTTGTGTGGGCAGTTTTGAGGCGAGAGGGCATGGGCTCTACTGAGACGTTCTCTGTGGGCCAGGCTGCTTGTATCAGAGAGACGGCAGGGGGAGCATGATTTTGCTCGGGCTTCATTGAGTTCATCTAGTCCATAAGGCCAGTCTGCCAGGTGATCCTCAGAGCTGAGGCTCAAACTGTCCTCCGAGGATGTGTGCATGGTGATGTCCTCGACTAATCTGTCGATCTTGGCAACCGTGTTGGTGATCTTTTTGGCTagcttctctgcagcagcagatacCACATCGTCAGGAGGTGCATGTCTCTTCTCTGCCATCTGATGTGGTTCTACGTCTCTCTCCGGTTCACTTTCCCTCTTACGGGGCTGGTTCTGCAGGAAGTTAGAATTGGTAAGGAACATAGACAGCATAGAGAAGCTGCCAGTGTCCAGGCTACTGGAGATGTTGGGggcctcatcatcatcaaaacaacCAGAATCAGATGCATAATCCTTCGCCAGACTCTCAATGTGCCGTAGTGGCTTGTTGAGGGTTAGATGCTTGGGGCTCTGTTTCTCAAGAGTATCAAAGGTCTCTGCTAGGTGTTTGGCATCCAGCTCTGCCTCCAGTGCCTTTTGTTTCCTCATGTAGAGGGAAGGCATGCAGGAGCCAGGGGATACAACCGCAGCATCCTTATATTTCAGGGGTCGGTTGGTGAGGAGGTTTCTTAGAGCTGCAGCGCTGCCCATGGCTATCATCTTGTGCTTGGAATGGATAAGGTTGCGCAGCATGCTAACGGCTCCGAGGTCCCACAGCAGCTCCTGGTCTTTTGGACTCCGGGCTGAAAGGTTCCAGAGAGTCCCGCAGGCGTTGCTCACTATGGTCAGGCTGTGGGAGCGcaggtgctgcagcagagtCTGGAGGCAGTTATGGTCCCTGAGGATTTGCctgtgaagaaagaaagagagatatttttttttacatccagCTTGCTGTAGTTATTGTTAGATAaagactgtgtcagtgtttttacatgttttagctgattttttaacaaatatagATACTTTACATTACGGCTGGCCATTTTCCAAAATATAGTTTTTCCCatcttttaatgtgtttttcccatttccattcatttcagtaTGGTATATAACTCACTATCTAACATCACTTTGTATCTGCTTTTATTGTTGtcaactgtaaactgtaaaggTGTGGGCCGATTGGAAAAATCTAGACTATTattaaacaacaataattaCTTTGACAAGTTTTCACAGATCATCCATCGCAATTAAATTAAGTTGATTTTAATaccacacacagatgaatggaAAGATTTGATTCTGTCCCACTAGTTTCCATGATCAAAAGGACGACATTTCTTTAGCAGTGTGACAGCAGGTATTTGAGGCTCAGAAACCGACCTGTAGTCTTCTCGTGTGGCGACCAGACTCGACACATTTCGGAGTATCCCTCCTCCGCTCTCGATGATGGCGAGTGAGTTGGTCTGACACCGGTACGTCAGAGTGCTGACCAAGAAGCCCAGAGCGCCGTCCACTGAGCAGATCGCCACCTTGTTGTCGATGCTGTGAGCCGACAGGTTCCACAGAGCGCTCAAGACTCTTCAAGGTCGACTCCTGCAGAACcagcacaacaaacaaaggTTTTATCAGGGTTACTCAGGCTGATTTATGTAATGCTTAGTAGTGgtttaacattttggggaaattctttaattgtctttttgtctgaGAGTGAGATGTTCAGATGATaattaatgtctgtgtttggtccagagctggagtcagaatgtggttagcttagctcagtATAAAGCCTAGAAATAATAAGCCTGGCACAACAGCTGGGTACAGATCATCTTCACAAAATAAATCTCCTAAAAATAAACCAGTTTTTCCTCTGATCAGCACATTGACTCTGCGTGGGTTGGTTTTTTTAGTTACCTTGGTGGCCTGCAGGGCGCAGGTCAtcagtgcagacacacagccGATGTCTCTGAGGACTCTCTTGCTGCTGATGTCAGCCCTCCAGGACAGATTCCTCAGGATGCTGGAGACCACCTGGTGAAGCTCCTCACTGTCGGAGGCCAGCTGGGCCACCAGAGCCTGGAGGCAGCTCTTCTTTGAGCACAGAGTTGCCTGAAGGAGGATGAACAGAACACAGGTTTCTAAACATATCTGAACGCCAGGgtgtgtttgtcagagctgGTGTCTGTTACAAGCTCAAGATCTGAATttacacaaagagacaaatcaGTGCAGCTAAAAACAAACCTCACATCTGCAAGATCACAACCAGATCTCTACAATCTGGAAAATCCTTCATTAATCAGCTGTTTGCTTCACCTACAGTCTGCAGTCTGGTCCAGAAACCAAACcagtagtttctgctttaggTTATTTCTCATTAAAACCAACTACCTAAGACCGTTTTAtcctgtttctgtcaaacatTACTGCTCCCACAGCTCCTGAGCTCCTGTCTGTTCGTACCTTGTTGACGACGTCTCCAAACGTCAGGTTAGTCAGAGCCATCCCTGCATACCGTCGCAGCGCCATGTTGATGGGATCGTTCTGCATCCCGTACATGTCCTGGTCCAGGTGGATCAGATCAGCCACCACCTGCAGACCACCTGGAGGACGACAGGAAAGTCTCAGCAACACGGCCTGGATATTTCACCAATGTGAGGACGAGGTCGGCGTTTCACAAACCTAATTCATTCATGGCTCGTCTGTACTCCTCTTCAAAGGAAAGCTTCATGATGGCGCACATGGCCTGACAGATCTGAGGGTCCACAGGTTCAGGAATATctgcagacaggaaaaacacaagtcAGGAGACTTTTTATATCTGGTTTAGATCGTCTGTAACCAGCCTGTCAGGTCTGTGTGGACAGGACATTTATAAATCCACTGAATCTGATCTTTACTGCAAAGATTCAACAACAGTTTCAAGTTTTAAGACTGATGTTCATCAGAACCACAGATTTCACTAAGATACAAGAACAACAGGAGGTTCTCAAACAGAGTCAGATCTGATGCGTCCTGACTTATCTGTAAATCTGCTTCTCTAACTTTACACCTTTGTAAACTTCTGAAGTAGAGGGCCGATCAGATAATAGATAATTCTACACTTGGGAAAAACTGAATCCACTCATCGGCACAGTCACTCATCTTATGGTTTAAGTTCCATTAACTACTAGAGACAATATAAATGATCTTGGCCGTGTTTCTATCAGGTGAAAACATCTTCATTCATTCGGTCATTTCGATCACACTATCGTCTCCTGGATCTCCTGAATCACAACAcctcaaaaaaaacaaacaaggctCAAACTAACTTGATAAGAGtaaaaaactagaaaaacacaggtgttgaCACGGCCATCCACCACCTGCTATCTCTTATTTAGTTCTATGGTGATTGTATTGTCTTTGCTTGTTGCCTTGTTGTTTTATCATGTGGTgtgttcagtgttattttagAGAACCACAACATCAAtaaaacctaaacctaaacctgACTCACCGGTGGTCCTGGTTCCCCGGGTGAAGGAGTCCCAGCGTGGCTCTCGATCCAGTCCCAGCCACTGTCACAGTAGGTCCGGATCTGCTCCAGCATGTGCAGGACCCTCATCTCCCGGCGGGCCTGGCCCTCGTCCTGCTGGGAGTAGATGATGTTGTGGAGGGCGGCGCTGGCTCTGGATTTGGCCTCTCGGCTGCAGCCTGCCGCCGTCGCCCCCCACCCGCTGCCACCGTCTCTCCTGGACCGCCTCCGCCGCCTGGAGCTTCGTGCAGGATCTGGACCAGCAGGGGGACGCAGCCAGACTTTCTCATGGCGATGCAGCTGTCCTGAGAGCTGGACAGGGCCAGCAGAGTCCGGGACATCTCCTCCTTATCTCTGTTAGCGAGCATGGAGAGCAGCCAGAACACCATCTccacctgaggagaggagaggagaggagggaggagaggagaggagaggagagaggagaggagaagagaggagaggagagaggagacaagagaggagagaggagagaggagagaggagaggagacaggagaggagagaggagagaggagagaggagagaggagaggagagagaggagaggagacagaggagaggagaggagacaggagaggagagaggagagaggagagaggagagggagaggttttGGTTTTCAAAGTCCCTTTATTAAACCACTTCGCTAAACAACaccatgaacaaacaaaaaaaaacacgacATTTTTCAACGTGAACAAAGGATCTCAAAACAACTCAAAACAATCAACCATCTTCTCATAGCTTCATACTCAGCTCCCCATCTTCTTCCACAGAGCACAACACCCCCCCCACAGCCCACACCCGTATGAAGTCCTGTAACTTGTCCATTGttttataaaaaacatattCCACCCTGAGTCGAGACTTTAACAGTCCCTCAAAGACTGGCACCAGGTCCAAGCACCCAGAACTCTGGGTCTTGTTCCTGCGTGTCAGCCAGATAGCCAGCTTTGCCGACCCAGATAAAAAGTTCAACAAAGTACAAACAGATTTCTCCTTTGCACAATATTTaggaccaaaaataaataaatcaaaggaaAAGCACACCCCGAATCCCTGAAACAACCTTTTTAACAGTTCAAACAGTGATTCTAGTCTatgacactgaacaaacaaatgttcaaGGGTTTCAGTCTGtgaacagaacacacactcctctcccaCCCCAGGATCTATGTGCGCTCTGTATCTGTTCGTAGCTATTGCACCGTGTACAACCCTCCACTGGAGGTCTGCTGTCCGCTTCTCAACGGGCGGCTTGTACAGGGACCGCCAGCTGCCCTTCGGGGAAGCGTCTGGGCCAAAGAACTCAGTCCACCCCGACTCCCTAACTTCAGAGAGGGACCGGAGATGGAGGACTTTAACACAGATCAGGTACAGATCCTTCTTCCCTACATCCTTGAACTTGTCCAGGTGTGGTGTTGTGAGAGACAGCAGCcgtcccccctctccctccactcccCCACTGCaggggaaacagacagagcGGGGAAACTGTACTCACTGCCTTCGTTCCATTGTTCGCACAGGGTTCGGTCTCTTACAAAGGGTCTTAGATGGGGTGGAAAAGCCTCACAGACTTCTGCCACCACCCTGTTAAACAAACGAATGGAAGTAattttactcctctctctccgGACGTTAACCGGCACAGCAGTCAGCTTCATCAAATGTCCAACTTTGGTGCAACCAGCACCTCTGAGGCTGGTCCGCAGGCTGGCAGATTGCAGGGCTAGAGTCTTCAAGAAACCATTACAAAACAATGGCTCTTCAAAAACCCACATACCCGGAGTCTGATTGCCTGCACGCTGGAACTTGAACCCCTGCCAGGCCTGCAGTACGGAACTATAGAATGATGTAAGTCCAGACAGATCAAGATCTGCACTCTCTACCAGGAACAGTTGTTTATCGTAGTCCAAACGCCCAGCTCTTCTCAAGAGCAGCCGAGCTGTGTCTAGCCAGCTTGGACCACTGTTGTAAAGGATCCGCTGCGCTGTCTGTAGTCTAAAAGCAGCAACTTTGGACTGGATGTCTACAAGTCCTTGCCCACCCTCAGCTACAGGTAAGCACAAGGCTGCTGCCCGGATCCAGTGCTTACCAGACCAGAAAAAGTCCAGAATTGTCCTTTGAATGTCCTCTATGAAGCCCCTCGGCGGTGTCAGAGGGATAAGTTTGTGCCAGAGAGTCGAGGCAACCAAGTTATTAACAACCAGAACTCTTCCCCTATAAGACAGCTGGGGCAGCAACCATTTCCATCTAGACAACCGAGCGCACACTTCCTCCCTCATTCCCTCCCAGTTCCTTAACTTGTACCCCTCAGTGCCCAAAAAAACTCCCAACACCTTcagcccctccctctcccattTGAGACCTCCAGGCAGAAAAGGTACTGCCCGATCCCTCCATTGCCCTAACAAGAGTGCCTCACTTTTTGCCCAGTTCACCCGTGCAGATGTTGCCTTCTCATAAAGAGACAAGGCGCCTTGCAGACACTGAACATCCTCCTGGTTggacacaaaaatatttatatcGTCTGCGTAAGCAGACAATATTAAGGAACGTTCAAACCCGCAGGACCCAGGCAAAGAGAAACCGCTGAGCCGATCCCTCAACCTGCACAGCAGAGGTTCAATTGCTAGACTATATAACTGGCCAGAGATGGGACAACCTTGCCTTATGCCCCGCTGTACAGAGATTGGTCGGCTCAACCCTGCCCCTATTTTCACCAAGCACTGTGCATTACAATAAAGTAAACCCAACCAAGACACAAACCCATCACCAAAGCCAAAAGCCCTTAACGTGGAGAACAAGTATGAGTGATTCACCCTATCAAACGCTTTTTCCTGGTCTAGAGAAACAATACCAATATTTACATTGTGACATTTGCACACATCAATGACATCTCTAATTAGAAAAATGTTATCCATGATATTCCGGTCCAAAACACAGTAGTTCTGATCCATATGGATAACATTGCCTAGTACTTCTTTAAGTCTATTGGATAGAGCTCTAGACAGTACTTTATAGTCAGAACAGAGCAAGGCAACTGGTCTCCAGTTCTTTAAAAGTGCCAAATCCCCCTTCTTGGGCAGCAGGGAGAGTACTGCCCTCTGACAGGACACCGGAAGACAACCAGTTTTATAGCACTCCATAAAAACTCCATGCAAGTCACGACCCATGATGTTCCAGAAGGTTTTAAAGAAGTCTATAGGCAGGCCATCTATCCCTGGTGCTCGTCCAGATGCCAACTGGTTGACGGCAGATGTTAGCTCCTCCAGAGTCAATTCTTTGTCCAGATCGGCTTTCTCCTCTGCACTGAGCTGAGGAAGATCCTTTAGAAGCTCCTCACGACACTCCCGATCACAGGGTTCTGATCTGAACAGGCCTGCATAGAAGTCCATGGCATGCTTCCTCATCACAGCTGGGTCAGTAGTAATGCTTCCCCCTGGTAGCTTTAAGCATGTCATTAGCTTTTTCTCTGCCACCGATCTCtcaaggttgaaaaaaaaagagcttggGGCATCCATGTCCTTGAGCTGAAGGAACCGGGATCGAACAAGGGCTCCCTTAACCCTCTCTTGCAAGAGTGAGCTCAGCTCCGACCTTTTCTTCTCCAGCAGAGGGCCACTCATGTCATTTACACTCCTATTCAAGCCTTCTTCGATGCTCTTGATATCAGACTCCAGGTcattaattacagtttttatcctAGCAGAGGAATAGGAGGTGTACTGCTGACAAAAAACACGTATCTGTGCTTTTCCAACCTCCCACCACAACTTAAGGGAACAAAACTTTACTTTTTGAGTTCTCCAGTGATTCCAAAACCGTTCAAAATCCTGACAAAAGACTTTGTCAAGCAGCAATTTATTATTAAAGTGCCAACAGGACTTAGCCCGTGCACCTGATGAAAATGCTATTTCCACTGTCACTAAGTGGTGATCAGTAAAACCAACTGGATTTATATTGCAAGAAATCAATCTAGGGCTGAGAGTTTCTGAAATGTAAATTCTGTCTAATCTGGCTGCACAAACCTGGTTGTTGCAGACCCTCACCCATGTGTACTGTCGGGAACGTGGATGTTTTATTCTAAAAGAGTCAAGCAAGTCCAGATGTAGCATGGCATTGCTCAGGGTCTGAGATGACTGTGGGTGGGGTTCTTCGCCAATCCTGTCAGCAGTGAAATCTAAAGTGCAGTTGAAATCACCACCAATAATAATATACTCTTCCTGATGCATTATCAACTCATTTTTTAGCTGGGTGTAAAatcttactctctctcttccactgttTGGGGCATAGATGTTGACGAAACAATAAACTGAGTCCTCTATGGATGCTCTAACAACGAGCAAACGGCCTTTAACTACTTCTGTGCAAGATAAAATAGATATAGTGACAGCTTCTCTAAAAAGAACAGCTACTCCTGCACTGAAATTTGTTCCATGGCTAAGCCTATGGGAACCCTTCCACCACAGACCCCAGTCTGTCTCATCTTGTATGACTGTATGTGTCTCCTGTAAGAACAACACATCAATCTTTTTTTGATCTGAGATCTCAGATATTAAAGCCCTTTTCTGTCTATCCCTCCCACCATTTATGTTAAGAGACCCTACTTTAAGGCTCCTCATAGATAGGCCAGAGAAGgaacacagacagatagaaacagttaaaaaacagaggagagagagaaacacccAGTGATgcatcatcatttcattttttgactCTTCTGGTTTTACCGCTGATTTTTCTCAGAGTGGTGATATGTTTTTTAAGACGGAAACGCTTTTTTTCATCCAGCAGGTCAAAACCCACTTGTCTTTTATGTACATTCACCGATCTAATGAATTTGTCAGTATCCCTAAAGTAATCCTCCACTTTGACAGATTTTTTGAAAGTTTCAtccaaaaacagatttatctCCTCCAAAGAGTACAGGTCAGTGCTCATGCAGGGTGCCTCAGAGATGGACACATTGTCTGACTCATATTCATCATCCATGTCCTCCCGTGCACATGAGGCCTGGCTGTTACACAGCAAGTTCTCATCACTGAAGGCCATTTCCTGATTAAGATGACTCTTTGGGACAATTCCTTTGTTCTCAACCAGCCCTGTTACCGTGTTATTGTCAGCCGCCTGAGAGGAGCTCGAACCAACCACATCTACAGACTCCTGACCTGCAGTCACGCTCATCGTAGCACTGTTATCTCCGAGAGCAGTGGAGCTCTCCTGTTCCCTGACAACCAACTCATTGTTCATATTAGTCTCCGGAGCCGAAGCTCCCGCGGGGGCATCGGCCTCCGGCGCGCCGGTCGCAGACCCGCCAGCCGCGGAAGCGACCACACCCGCTGCTCCGGCACGAGCGGAGCCGCTCGCATTCTCCCCCTGCTGCTTGTGTGGACACGCAAACCGTTTATGCCCCACATCACCACATTCAAAACACTTCATCTGTCCTGAACTCGCATACACCATGTAAGAAGCGTCGCCTTGTTTAACACGGAAAGACACCTCCAAAGTCTGTGTCGGCGAGTCCAGGAACATGAACACCTGTCTCCTCAGAGACTGGACATGCTTCAGTTTGGGGTCTTTACACCCCAAACTCACAGTTTTAAACCCGCTGGCAAACTTTCCAAACCGGCGAAGCTCCTTCTCTATTAGCTCGTTTGGAATGAACGGCGGAACACCGGATACGGTGATCCGCGTTGAGGGAGCTGTCAGCGGGGAGACCTGCACAAACAGGTCCCCGATGAACACGCCGCTCTCAATCAACTGAAAAACGTGAGGTTCACTTTTCAGGAACACGACAACCGCCTTGTTCATGCGAGAGGCAAACAAGATGTTGTCATGTCCTACCTGCTCACCTGCTGCCAGCAGAACCTCCTCCACGGAGACTGAACTGTCTGGAGGAACTATCCGAGCACCATGCCGGATAGTTGGAGGAGGCGTCGCAGACGCCATACCTCCTGACAGCAGCTAATGTTACAGACGAATAAAGAAAACTGTCTTACCTGATaatgcaacagaaaacagtggaaacaacaGTTGAAAAACAGACCAGAAAACCAGTTTAAACTCCGCGCcactcacacaccaccaccaccactcacactcacagtcaccGGAAACGGAaacggagaggagaggagaggagaggagaggagaggagagaggagagaggagaggagagaggagagaggagagaggaggtaaaCTGCAGTGATGAGTTATGATGTGATTGAATCAGTCTCCATGTTTCATGTGTGAGTAAAAACATCAGACAGGTGTTTCACTGAGCGCTGCTCACCTGAGTCGGAGCTGTACATGTAGACGAACCTGGTCCAGTAGAAGTGGTCCAGCAGGGCCATGAGGGGCTCCTGGAGCTGGGGCCgcagctgcagcacaaactGGTTGTTGGTGTGGACGGGGAAGGACGGCGTGACGAAGCAGACGTGAAGAGAGCCACAGAAAGACATCAGCATGTTGACGGTCCGCCGGTCATACAGGCCCATGATGGCATACACACCCTTAGAGAACTGGGAGCAGActgggaggagcaggaggaggaggaggaggagcaggaggaggaggagcaggaggaggagcaggaggagcaggaggagcaggaggaggaggagcaggaggagcaggaggaggaggaggagcaggaggagcaggaggaggaggagcatcGTTAAAACAGAGTCActgtttcatcagttttttattttacccCTTTTTCTGGTCgatgtttgattttattctaCTGTTTCAAACCGTGCTGTAAAGTGTCTTTATGTCgtcatctttcttttcttgaagaattttgtgttttataaaaaGCATGTTGCAAAACTGCAAACTTTGTGTTCTGGGTGAAAGtattcatgacaaaaacaacatttcaaaacaataaATGGACATGTGAATTAACGGCACACACACCTTAATAACCGTAAGTTACATCGCCATCTACTGGTCTGGCGTAGTACTGCGTTTTCAATCATTTTCACAGATCTGTGTGAAAGAAGATGGTTTTTCCAACGCTGCTTGCTCAAAGGGTCAAGACGCCACTGACAGGCCACCAAGATTAACAACATACAGGACAAAGGTTTAGCTGTTTTTAGACACTTTAATGCAGAAAAGTCACCTTTAAACCAACAGGCACTTCCCTGACATGCCTGTGATCTCTGAATGTGTTAAACCCGTCATTTGTCACGCACGTTTACTGTTTTATCTgcttttgtctgtattttttaatctgtatGCGACATAGAACAGTTTGTTAATAAGCTAAGAGATAATAAAGTGCTCTTATCTTCATGGTAGACAGACATAATTTCTGCTGCCGActtatctgctgctgtgtggctgATAAAAGTGCAGTTTCCTGTTTCACACAAAAGGCTTCCATGTGGTAAATCTCTGTACACACATGGCTATAATCAAATTACTCTTCACGCAAAGCTCCTTCACAGTCAGGGATTAAGTCTTAAGACAAAATAATACTCACTGCTGAAGCACCACGAGTCATTCTGTAAATCACTGTCTTATTTTATGGTCCTCTGGGCACAATCGGATTTAGACTGTATAAAAACATGTCCATAGTATCTGTGTCATCGCCCAGAAAATCCTCATTTGGACAAAGTGAAGCTGAGGAGGAATGAGACGGCTGAGTATGATTGGCTgagacacctgtcaatcaaacaaacaCCCCGAAAACATGGCCTCCTTTgagctttaatgttttcttaatgaaacacagcacaaataACAAGCCTGAGCGTCATCACAGCTGTCGTACTTGTCTGTTCAGGTAAAAACTAAAGTCCTGAGAGTGACGCTACAAATAAACTCAGTGTCAGTAAAACCAAGGGGATCAGAAAACATTTAGAATCGTATCTAAACCGTAAACTGCCCAAAATTAAAAGCTTTCATCATCACAAATACACTGTGGATTTCATTCTGCCTTTCAGAGAGTATGACATCTTCTGTACAAAACTGAGCAACGTGTCGCAATCTTCTGATCACCTCTACCTTTCCTTTAGCAAATACCTGACCACTTATATCTAACATACATCGTACAAGCGCTATTAGCATTGAATGCTATTAGCACCAAATGCTATTAGCATCAAACGCTATTTCCATCAAGTGCTatttacacagcagctgacaagTTTTACACCCACTTGCACCAGAATCAGCTGAAACTCTTTCATAACTCAAATGTATGAAATAACAAAACCAGAGAATTATCAGCTGGATCTGGAGTTCTGCTCATTGTTGATCGGTCCAAAGCCACAACTTTGGTTCACTATCACtaccagctggtgaacataatgaATCATCGTGTtgctctgtagctgctggacgtggaaataaacagctgtttgtaaATATGTTCACTGTATCAAACTAAAACTTCTGCTTGTTTCTGCAGGTTTAAAATCAAACTGTTGATGTAACATTTAATCCATTCAAATCCAGTCTGGGTCAAACCTTATTTCAGCCTAATGTTGGATGAACAACAAACCCTGTATCAATAAATCAGTGTTAGATCAGCCCCACACTGTATGTGTTGACAGCCGTCCTCATCTACTCTCAGTGTGCGTCCTTGTTACAGCTTCAGTTCCCTGTGGCCACAGCTAACAACATGCTAACAACAAGCCCGGTCCC
The DNA window shown above is from Lates calcarifer isolate ASB-BC8 linkage group LG20, TLL_Latcal_v3, whole genome shotgun sequence and carries:
- the LOC108896035 gene encoding glutamate receptor 1-like — its product is MRLQSFPVPTVLLLRHLLLPPLLLIGLCSGTSFPSNINIGGLFPTGSHEYEVFRFALAQHQDVPKLVPQVDMVDTGSSFAMTYAFCSQFSKGVYAIMGLYDRRTVNMLMSFCGSLHVCFVTPSFPVHTNNQFVLQLRPQLQEPLMALLDHFYWTRFVYMYSSDSGEQRSVKHLSDVFTHT